In Labrus bergylta chromosome 11, fLabBer1.1, whole genome shotgun sequence, one genomic interval encodes:
- the slc47a4 gene encoding solute carrier family 47 member 4, protein MSGKTVAALTPDPANMEGSSDKLFCCRWVRSWIPLTHREELYHILRMTGPLLLSRILNYLLPFVVTMFCGRLGNEVMAGYGLASATINVTTAATGGGLGLACDTLVSQTFGGKNLLRVGVILQRGIIILLLFCLPCWGLLINAQSILLCMGQEPEVARIAQLYMTAFIPAVPAMFLHQLQVSYLQNQGIIMPQLYTAALANIANLVTNYIFLYWLDLGVSGSAAANTLSQIYICALLYAYIRWKKLHVKTWGGWSVESLQEWGSYMKLAIPSTLMTCFEWWVYEFGGFFAGMLSEDELAAQHAVIMIAFITYMFPLGIQAAACARVGNALGAGDTARAILTTKLSLTLAASFAVVEGVVLGSTKTWIGFIFTSDEKIVGLVSHLMNAYCFLQLFDGLVCVCTGIFLGTGKQKIPAVANFIGYYCIGLSLSVTLMFVAKLRVLGFWLGLLICVVLQSTFYIIVIFKLNWKRMTEEAVKRAQKKTQLTLLRSPFLCDAAGNNSPDGASSNGKSEDGYMYVSAQEHGNMGSQVGHVVQQLKGGHISTTQLILRRGLTMFAAVALLAVGACVHFLVPLPETPFTGGNSTLDLINATFIPDQMISTVLVSIQE, encoded by the exons ATGTCAGGAAAGACGGTTGCTGCATTAACACCTGATCCTGCCAACATGGAGGGGTCCAGTGACAAGCTTTTCTGCTGCAGGTGGGTGCGCAGCTGGATCCCACTGACCCACAGAGAAGAACTGTACCACATCCTCAGGATGACAGGGCCTCTG CTGCTCTCTCGAATCCTCAATTACCTGCTTCCATTTGTGGTTACAATGTTCTGTGGACGTCTGGGAAATGAAGTGATGGCTGGTTATGGATTAGCTTCTGCT ACCATTAATGTTACCACTGCAGCTACAGGAGGCGGTCTGGGACTGGCATGTGATACTTTAGTGTCTCag ACATTTGGAGGAAAGAACCTGCTGCGGGTGGGAGTGATTCTTCAGCGGGGCATCATCATCCTGCTGTTGTTCTGTCTGCCCTGCTGGGGTCTCCTCATTAATGCTCAGTCCATCCTGCTATGCATGGGCCAGGAGCCTGAGGTAGCCAG AATAGCCCAATTGTACATGACGGCCTTCATTCCAGCTGTACCT gcGATGTTTCTACATCAGCTTCAGGTGTCTTATCTGCAGAACCAG gGTATAATAATGCCACAATTGTACACAGCCGCCCTGGCTAACATAGCCAACCTAGTGACAAACTACATCTTTCTTTACTGGCTGGATCTGGGTGTCAG TGGATCTGCAGCAGCAAATACTCTTTCTCAGATTTACATCTGTGCTCTTCTGTATGCCTATATTCGGTGGAAAAAGCTCCATGTGAAAACGTGGGGAG gCTGGTCTGTAGAATCACTGCAGGAATGGGGCTCCTACATGAAACTGGCCATCCCCAGTACTTTAATGACATGTTTCGAATGGTGGGTTTATGAGTTTGGGGGATTCTTCGCAG GAATGCTGAGTGAAGATGAGCTGGCAGCACAACACGCTGTCATAATGATCGCTTTTATAACCTACATG TTCCCTCTTGGTATTCAAGCTGCAGCATGTGCTCGAGTGGGAAACGCCCTCGGTGCAGGAGACACTGCCAGGGCCATCCTCACCACCAAATTGTCATTAACTCTTGCAG CAAGCTTTGCAGTCGTTGAAGGTGTTGTGCTCGGCTCCACCAAAACATGGATTGGCTTCATATTCACTTCTGATGA GAAGATTGTAGGTCTGGTTTCGCACTTGATGAATGCATACTGTTTCCTTCAATTGTTTGATGGCCTTGTG TGTGTCTGCACAGGCATCTTCTTGGGCACAGGCAAACAGAAGATACCAGCTGTGGCCAACTTCATCGGATACTACTGCATAGGACTTTCACTGAGTGTTACTTTGATGTTTGTTGCAAAACTGAGAGTTTTAG gttttTGGCTCGGACTGCTCATTTGTGTCGTCTTACAATCCACCTTCTACATCATTGTCATCTTTAAGCTCAACTGGAAGAGAATGACAGAGGAG GCCGTGAAACGGGCTCAGAAAAAGACACAGCTGACATTATTGAGGTCGCCTTTTCTGTGTGACGCTGCAGGTAACAACTCTCCTGACGGGGCATCAAGTAATGGGAAA TCAGAAGATGGCTACATGTATGTGAGCGCACAGGAGCATGGGAACATGGGGTCACAGGTTGGACATGTGGTCCAGCAGCTGAAAGGTGGCCATATCTCCACTACCCAGCTGATCCTCAGACGAGGCCTCACTATGTTTGCAGCTGTTGCTCTTCTGGCTGTGGGAGCATGTGTGCACTTCCTTGTGCCCCTGCCAGAGACCCCGTTCACTGGGGGCAACTCTACTTTGGACCTCATTAATGCCACATTTATCCCTGATCAAATGATCTCAACTGTGTTGGTGTCAATACAAGAGTGA